A window of the Gemmatirosa kalamazoonensis genome harbors these coding sequences:
- a CDS encoding serine/threonine-protein kinase, translated as MARTIPPERWRALEPLLDGALTLAPEQRAAYLDRACGADAALRAELEGLVRDCEAGESLLTRPAAAYTPLPEPSVPPLLADRYRVRRELGRGGMAAVYLADDEKHGRPVAVKVLSADISHAIGAERFRREIDVAARLSHPHILPLHDSGEDAGSLYYVMPFVAGESLRDRLRRDERLPVVDAVRIAREVALALDYAHREGVVHRDVKPENVLLQDGHAVVADFGIAHAVARGVGDRVTATGLVLGTPAYMSPEQATAAHDLDGRSDVYSLGCVLYELLTGRAPFVGATAQTVIARRLTAPPPDPRALRADVPAALASVVTRAMATDPGDRFATAAEMAAALDGASRGISAARARPRVNGRLTTLGVGVVAVAAVAAGVAALAALGRRASSPALDANVLAVAPFDVLDPSLALWKEGMVDVLSRTLDGAGPLRAVAPSTVVRRWHGRADAASARALGASTGAALVVYGGIERAGDSARATITVYDAAAGRSLGEAERVDVASRMDRLADSIAVAVLRELGRSRPVGATRLEAMRARSLPALRAFLVAEQFYRRALWDSARVHYEQAIELDSSLGIAYTRLAESVFREQGPDVHEKVAALTRLALAHRRGLPPRDSLFLTLDSQYLSAVHPATPSALVDAARPLVATAAELVRRYPSDPEAWRYDGDVWRDVAGAVELKADRSILALYDQAIAADSSFEPAYESAIDLSGVVDGAPSTRRYLRALTARGATGDLAQFTRLVTALLDRPLSTAEARRLVDSLPPAVVLRAMLVFHTTPDQTETAVQLGRALLERHATTLDAEDLFGARIFLLRALLFRGHLRESAKLLHDLPFLDRPDYAELATYGVVNADSADGRFRTWVRRGEVLSGLSMLAFWTQRRDAAALGAYAAAADSVGRADRSPVLRRLATYTGAAARAYASLARGDSADALRRFRALADSTCPTCDWAGMQRARLLLAAGRDREAADLMATAYGHARLPVTTNTRDVLWVLLRARAAERLGRAREATDDYAFVATAWRTADPELAPYAAESRAALARLTPERPAGSVVPARPPGR; from the coding sequence GTGGCGCGCACCATCCCGCCCGAGCGCTGGCGCGCGCTGGAGCCGCTGCTCGACGGCGCGCTCACGCTCGCGCCGGAGCAGCGCGCCGCGTATCTCGATCGCGCGTGCGGCGCCGACGCGGCGCTGCGCGCGGAGCTCGAAGGGCTCGTCCGCGACTGCGAGGCCGGCGAGTCCCTGCTCACGCGCCCCGCCGCCGCGTACACGCCGCTGCCCGAGCCGTCCGTGCCGCCGCTGCTCGCGGATCGCTACCGCGTGCGCCGCGAGCTGGGGCGCGGCGGCATGGCCGCGGTCTACCTGGCCGACGACGAGAAGCACGGCCGTCCGGTCGCCGTGAAGGTGCTGTCCGCCGACATCTCGCACGCCATCGGCGCGGAGCGCTTCCGCCGCGAGATCGACGTCGCCGCGCGGCTGTCGCACCCGCACATCCTCCCGCTGCACGACTCCGGCGAGGACGCCGGATCGCTGTACTACGTCATGCCGTTCGTCGCCGGCGAGTCGCTGCGCGACCGGCTGCGCCGCGACGAGCGGCTTCCCGTCGTCGACGCGGTGCGCATCGCGCGCGAGGTCGCGCTCGCGCTCGACTACGCGCACCGCGAGGGCGTCGTACACCGCGACGTGAAGCCGGAGAACGTGCTGCTGCAGGACGGGCACGCCGTGGTCGCGGACTTCGGCATCGCGCACGCCGTCGCGCGCGGCGTCGGCGACCGCGTGACGGCGACGGGGCTCGTCCTCGGCACGCCGGCCTACATGAGCCCCGAGCAGGCCACCGCCGCGCACGACCTCGACGGCCGGAGCGACGTGTACTCGCTCGGCTGCGTGCTCTACGAGCTGCTCACCGGCCGCGCGCCGTTCGTCGGCGCGACCGCGCAGACCGTGATCGCGCGCCGCCTCACCGCGCCGCCCCCGGACCCGCGCGCGCTCCGCGCCGACGTGCCCGCGGCGCTGGCATCGGTGGTCACCCGCGCCATGGCCACAGACCCCGGCGACCGGTTCGCCACCGCCGCCGAGATGGCCGCCGCGCTCGACGGCGCGTCGCGCGGCATCTCGGCGGCCCGCGCGCGGCCGCGCGTGAACGGGCGCCTAACGACGTTGGGCGTCGGTGTCGTCGCGGTGGCCGCGGTCGCCGCGGGCGTCGCGGCCCTCGCCGCGTTGGGCCGGCGCGCGTCGTCGCCCGCGCTCGACGCGAACGTCCTCGCCGTCGCGCCGTTCGACGTGCTCGACCCGTCGCTCGCGCTGTGGAAGGAGGGCATGGTCGACGTGCTGTCGCGCACGCTCGACGGCGCCGGGCCGCTGCGCGCCGTCGCGCCCAGCACCGTCGTCCGGCGCTGGCACGGGCGTGCGGACGCGGCGTCGGCGCGCGCGCTCGGCGCGAGCACGGGCGCGGCGCTCGTGGTCTACGGCGGCATCGAGCGCGCCGGCGACTCGGCGCGCGCCACGATCACCGTCTACGACGCCGCGGCCGGGCGATCGTTGGGCGAGGCGGAGCGCGTCGACGTCGCGTCGCGCATGGACCGCCTCGCCGACTCCATCGCCGTCGCCGTGCTCCGCGAGCTGGGCCGGTCGCGTCCCGTCGGCGCGACGCGGCTCGAGGCGATGCGCGCACGGTCGCTGCCGGCGCTGCGCGCGTTCCTCGTCGCGGAGCAGTTCTATCGGCGGGCGCTGTGGGACTCGGCCCGCGTGCACTACGAGCAGGCGATCGAGCTCGACTCGTCGTTGGGCATCGCCTACACGCGGCTCGCCGAGTCGGTGTTCCGGGAACAGGGACCGGACGTGCACGAGAAGGTGGCCGCGCTCACGCGGCTCGCCCTCGCCCACCGCCGCGGCCTCCCGCCGCGCGACAGCCTCTTTCTCACGCTCGATTCGCAGTACCTGTCGGCCGTGCACCCCGCGACACCCAGCGCGCTCGTGGACGCGGCCCGCCCGCTCGTCGCGACGGCGGCGGAGCTGGTGCGCCGCTATCCGAGCGACCCCGAGGCGTGGCGCTACGACGGCGACGTGTGGCGCGACGTCGCCGGCGCGGTCGAGCTGAAGGCGGATCGTTCGATCCTCGCGCTCTACGACCAGGCCATCGCCGCGGACTCCTCGTTCGAGCCGGCCTACGAATCCGCGATCGATCTCTCGGGCGTGGTCGACGGCGCGCCGTCCACGCGTCGGTATCTGCGCGCGCTCACGGCGCGCGGCGCGACCGGCGACCTGGCGCAGTTCACGCGCCTCGTGACCGCGCTGCTCGACCGACCGCTTTCGACCGCCGAGGCGCGGCGCCTCGTCGACTCGCTGCCGCCTGCGGTCGTCCTGCGCGCGATGCTCGTGTTCCACACCACGCCCGACCAGACCGAGACCGCGGTGCAGCTCGGACGCGCGCTGCTCGAGCGGCACGCGACGACGCTCGACGCGGAGGATCTGTTCGGCGCGCGCATCTTCCTTCTCAGAGCGCTGCTGTTCCGCGGTCACCTGCGCGAGTCCGCGAAGCTGCTGCACGATCTGCCGTTCCTCGACCGTCCCGACTACGCCGAGCTGGCGACGTACGGCGTGGTGAACGCCGACTCGGCCGACGGCCGGTTCCGCACGTGGGTGCGACGCGGCGAGGTGCTCAGCGGCCTGTCGATGCTCGCGTTCTGGACGCAGCGCCGCGACGCGGCCGCGCTCGGCGCATACGCCGCGGCCGCCGATTCGGTCGGCCGCGCCGACCGGAGCCCGGTGCTGCGCCGACTCGCGACGTACACCGGGGCGGCGGCCCGTGCGTACGCGTCGCTCGCGCGCGGTGACAGCGCCGACGCGCTCCGCCGTTTCCGCGCGCTCGCCGACTCGACGTGTCCGACGTGCGACTGGGCGGGGATGCAGCGCGCGCGCCTCCTGCTCGCGGCCGGGCGCGACCGCGAGGCGGCCGATCTGATGGCCACCGCGTACGGCCACGCGCGGCTCCCGGTCACGACGAACACGCGCGACGTGCTGTGGGTCCTGCTGCGGGCGCGCGCCGCCGAGCGCCTGGGTCGCGCGCGCGAGGCAACCGACGACTACGCGTTCGTCGCCACCGCGTGGCGCACGGCCGATCCCGAGCTCGCGCCGTACGCGGCCGAGTCGCGCGCCGCGCTCGCGCGCCTGACGCCGGAGCGGCCCGCCGGCAGCGTGGTGCCGGCCCGGCCGCCGGGTCGTTAG